Proteins encoded within one genomic window of Longimicrobium sp.:
- a CDS encoding phytoene desaturase, with product MSDPAVVIGSGFGGLAAAIRLRARGHRVVLLEAMDQPGGRAAVFRRDGFTFDAGPTVITAPYLLHELFELAGRDSRDYFELVPVDPFYRVEFADGSRFDYVGDEERLIAQIAALSPEDVDGYRRLAAHAEKIFDVGYTQLSDVPFGRAADMLRVLPAMLRLGNHRSVYDQVAKYIQDERLRQVFTFEPLLVGGNPFRITSIYLLIHWLERKWGVWFAKGGTTSIVHGLVKLLDEMGVEMHFGTPAERIETRGGRAVAVHAGGRRIAASMVVANADPTQVYGSLLAPEERNWRTRATLKTRRYSMGLFVGYFGTKKQYPELAHHTILMGPRYKGLLDDIFDRKVLAKDFSLYLHAPTRTDPSLAPAGCETFYVLSPVPNLQSGIDWDEAGPEYFERILSHLERTLLPGLRDSLATSFHLTPTYFRDTLRSTHGAGFGIEPRLTQSAYFRYHNQSPHAGGLYFVGAGTHPGAGVPGVLSTAKVLERIMPAPAHPLPLPAAPARAAAFA from the coding sequence CGATCCGGCTGTCGTCATAGGATCGGGCTTCGGGGGACTCGCCGCGGCCATCCGCCTGCGCGCCCGTGGGCATCGCGTGGTGCTGCTGGAGGCGATGGACCAGCCCGGCGGGCGCGCGGCCGTCTTCCGCCGCGATGGCTTCACCTTCGACGCGGGCCCGACCGTCATCACCGCGCCCTACCTGCTTCACGAGCTGTTCGAGCTGGCGGGGCGCGACTCGCGCGACTACTTCGAGCTGGTGCCCGTCGACCCGTTCTACCGCGTGGAATTCGCGGACGGCTCCCGGTTCGACTACGTGGGCGACGAGGAGCGCCTCATCGCCCAGATCGCCGCCCTCTCGCCAGAAGACGTGGACGGCTACCGCAGGCTGGCGGCGCACGCGGAAAAGATCTTCGACGTGGGCTACACGCAGCTCTCGGACGTGCCGTTCGGGCGCGCGGCGGACATGCTGCGCGTCCTTCCGGCCATGCTCCGCCTGGGCAACCACCGCTCGGTCTACGACCAGGTGGCGAAGTACATCCAGGACGAGCGGCTGCGGCAGGTCTTCACCTTCGAGCCGCTCCTGGTGGGCGGCAACCCGTTCCGCATCACCTCCATCTACCTGCTGATCCACTGGCTGGAGCGGAAGTGGGGCGTCTGGTTCGCGAAGGGCGGCACCACCTCCATCGTGCACGGGCTGGTGAAGCTGCTGGACGAGATGGGCGTGGAGATGCACTTCGGGACGCCGGCCGAGCGGATCGAGACGCGCGGCGGCCGGGCGGTGGCGGTGCACGCGGGGGGGCGCAGGATCGCGGCCTCGATGGTCGTCGCCAACGCCGATCCCACGCAGGTGTATGGATCGCTCCTGGCGCCTGAGGAGCGCAACTGGCGCACGCGCGCGACGCTGAAGACAAGGCGGTACTCGATGGGTCTCTTCGTGGGCTACTTCGGCACGAAGAAGCAGTACCCGGAGCTGGCGCACCACACCATCCTCATGGGACCGCGCTACAAGGGACTCCTCGACGACATCTTCGACCGCAAGGTGCTCGCAAAGGACTTCTCGCTCTACCTGCACGCTCCCACGCGCACCGATCCGTCGCTGGCGCCCGCGGGGTGCGAGACGTTCTACGTCCTCTCCCCCGTCCCCAACCTGCAGAGTGGGATCGATTGGGACGAGGCGGGGCCCGAGTACTTCGAGCGCATCCTGTCGCACCTGGAGCGCACCCTTCTGCCCGGACTGCGCGACTCGCTGGCGACGTCGTTCCACCTGACGCCCACCTACTTCCGCGACACGCTGCGCTCCACGCACGGCGCGGGGTTCGGCATCGAGCCGCGGCTGACGCAGTCGGCGTACTTCCGCTACCACAACCAGTCGCCGCACGCGGGCGGGCTCTACTTCGTGGGCGCGGGCACGCACCCCGGCGCGGGAGTCCCGGGGGTGCTTTCGACAGCCAAGGTGCTGGAGCGCATCATGCCCGCGCCGGCCCATCCACTTCCCCTCCCCGCGGCGCCCGCGCGCGCCGCCGCCTTCGCGTGA
- a CDS encoding phytoene/squalene synthase family protein yields the protein MNAQLLAESHDVFRRKARTFWWASRLLPRSVRDDAATVYAFCRMVDDMGDEADDPLAAELALEALSNEVAGRTQPRPIVAELRAAAERLGLPMEAAAELIAGVRGDLGVVRMADDAELVRYCYRVASTVGLMMCGVLGVRCREALPHAIDLGIAMQLTNICRDVAEDAERGRVYLPAERLRAAGIDPEEVVRGEADPERLAIVVRSVLAHADRYYRSADGGMRDIPWRFRPAILVASRTYRAIGVKLRGRAPGTAGRAVVPWPEKLAWSATAVAASLRPAILGITPRWAHERALHQALRGLPGANA from the coding sequence GTGAACGCGCAGCTGCTGGCGGAGAGCCACGACGTCTTCCGGCGGAAGGCGCGCACCTTCTGGTGGGCGAGCCGCCTGCTGCCGCGTTCGGTGCGCGACGACGCGGCCACCGTGTACGCGTTCTGTCGCATGGTGGACGACATGGGGGACGAAGCCGACGATCCTTTGGCCGCGGAGCTTGCGCTGGAGGCTTTGTCCAATGAAGTTGCAGGACGCACACAACCACGTCCGATCGTAGCAGAGCTCCGTGCCGCCGCCGAGCGCCTGGGCCTGCCCATGGAAGCCGCCGCCGAGCTGATCGCGGGCGTGCGCGGCGACCTGGGGGTGGTGCGGATGGCGGACGACGCGGAGCTGGTGCGCTACTGCTACAGGGTAGCCTCGACGGTCGGGCTCATGATGTGCGGAGTGCTCGGCGTGCGCTGCCGCGAGGCGCTCCCCCACGCCATCGACCTGGGGATCGCCATGCAGCTCACCAACATCTGCCGCGACGTGGCGGAAGACGCGGAGCGCGGGCGCGTGTACCTCCCCGCCGAGCGCCTGCGCGCCGCGGGGATCGATCCGGAAGAGGTGGTGCGCGGGGAGGCGGATCCGGAGCGGCTGGCGATTGTGGTCCGGAGTGTGCTGGCGCACGCGGACCGCTATTACCGGAGCGCCGACGGTGGGATGCGCGACATCCCCTGGCGCTTCCGCCCGGCGATTCTGGTTGCGAGCCGCACCTATCGCGCCATCGGCGTCAAGCTTCGTGGGCGCGCGCCGGGGACGGCGGGGCGCGCGGTGGTGCCCTGGCCGGAGAAGCTGGCGTGGAGCGCGACGGCCGTGGCCGCCTCGCTGCGGCCCGCGATCCTGGGGATTACGCCACGCTGGGCGCACGAACGTGCTCTCCACCAGGCCCTGCGGGGGCTGCCGGGAGCGAATGCATGA
- a CDS encoding MerR family transcriptional regulator translates to MTYRIKRVAHLTGINPATLRAWERRYQLLTPRRSPAGYRLYTDEDVAILARIKRLIDEGLSIGEALERVRQTSVPLSPHADAALLEAVRDEIAAALLSMDRPRAQAAWERLSSVPSLRRVDEVLMPVLRLVGERWACGEIGVADEHYATAFAREKLAAIFGELEGGIAGGPLAVCAGLPGEYHELGLMGAALHLLDAGWRVIYLGIVVPLEEIGRVAGERRATMVCTSVMRPMSPEEFAALAAELRRVLPDGTEIVIGGGGIPVSLEAPPERVRVVGELRDLLATA, encoded by the coding sequence ATGACGTACCGGATCAAACGGGTGGCGCACCTCACCGGGATCAATCCGGCAACGCTTCGCGCCTGGGAGCGGCGCTACCAGCTCCTGACCCCCCGCCGCTCCCCCGCGGGGTACCGGCTGTACACCGACGAGGACGTCGCCATCCTGGCGCGAATCAAGCGCCTGATCGACGAGGGCCTCTCCATCGGCGAGGCGCTGGAGCGGGTGCGGCAGACCTCCGTCCCGCTCTCCCCGCACGCCGACGCCGCCCTGCTGGAAGCGGTGCGCGACGAGATCGCGGCCGCGCTCCTCTCCATGGACCGCCCCCGCGCGCAGGCCGCGTGGGAGCGCCTCTCCTCCGTCCCCTCGCTGCGCCGTGTGGACGAGGTGCTGATGCCCGTCCTCCGCCTGGTGGGCGAGCGCTGGGCGTGCGGCGAGATCGGCGTCGCGGACGAGCACTACGCCACCGCCTTCGCGCGCGAGAAGCTGGCCGCCATCTTCGGCGAGCTGGAGGGCGGCATCGCGGGAGGGCCGCTCGCCGTGTGCGCCGGCCTTCCCGGCGAGTACCACGAGCTGGGGCTGATGGGCGCCGCGCTGCACCTGCTGGACGCGGGGTGGCGCGTGATCTACCTGGGGATCGTCGTGCCGCTGGAGGAGATCGGGCGTGTGGCCGGCGAGCGCCGGGCCACGATGGTGTGCACCTCGGTGATGCGCCCCATGAGCCCCGAGGAGTTCGCCGCCCTGGCCGCCGAGCTGCGCCGCGTGCTTCCCGACGGCACCGAGATCGTCATCGGCGGCGGCGGCATCCCGGTCAGCCTCGAAGCTCCGCCCGAGCGCGTGCGCGTCGTCGGCGAGCTGCGAGACCTGCTGGCGACGGCCTGA
- a CDS encoding Hsp20/alpha crystallin family protein: MALYPTRYSDPIDQLFGTVFGGNGHRNGNGGNLMRAPDTDVIETEREIRVVSEMPGLTRDNIEVDVENNVLTIRGEKREERMEGEPSRFHLAERRYGTFTRSFVLPRDVDPEQIQADFQDGVLTVAIPKSERVRRRRIQLGGMQNTGDQRAEQPAEAMNA, encoded by the coding sequence ATGGCACTCTATCCGACGCGCTACAGCGACCCCATCGACCAGCTCTTCGGCACCGTGTTCGGCGGCAACGGGCACCGCAACGGGAACGGCGGCAACCTGATGCGCGCGCCCGACACCGACGTGATCGAGACGGAGCGCGAGATCCGCGTGGTGTCCGAGATGCCGGGGCTGACGCGGGACAACATCGAGGTGGATGTGGAGAACAACGTCCTGACCATCCGCGGCGAGAAGCGGGAGGAGCGCATGGAGGGCGAGCCCAGCCGCTTCCACCTGGCCGAGCGCCGCTACGGGACCTTCACGCGCTCCTTCGTCCTGCCGCGCGACGTCGACCCGGAGCAGATCCAGGCCGACTTCCAGGACGGCGTCCTCACCGTCGCCATCCCCAAGAGCGAGCGGGTGCGCCGGCGCCGCATCCAGCTGGGCGGGATGCAGAACACCGGCGACCAGCGCGCCGAGCAGCCGGCCGAGGCGATGAACGCCTGA
- a CDS encoding endonuclease domain-containing protein, translating into MRAASSGIQGAARRMRCAPTRAEAVLWEVLRERKLCGVRFRRQHAIDRFILDFYSTSHKLAIEVDGEIHDQQQEQDAARTEHLEARGFRVLRFRNEEVLHALPLVLSRIRDAIEAGSPGER; encoded by the coding sequence ATGAGGGCTGCGTCGAGCGGCATACAGGGAGCAGCGCGGCGCATGCGCTGCGCGCCTACGCGGGCAGAGGCGGTGCTGTGGGAGGTGCTTCGTGAGCGGAAGCTGTGCGGAGTGCGCTTCCGGCGGCAGCACGCGATCGACCGCTTCATCCTCGACTTCTACTCCACGTCGCACAAGCTGGCCATCGAAGTGGATGGGGAGATCCACGACCAGCAGCAGGAGCAGGACGCGGCGCGGACGGAGCACCTGGAGGCGCGCGGATTCCGCGTGCTCCGCTTCCGCAACGAGGAAGTACTGCACGCCCTGCCCCTGGTCCTGTCCCGCATTCGCGACGCGATCGAGGCGGGCAGTCCGGGAGAACGTTAG